ATGGAAATTGCATAAATATATAATAACAAGTTAGAGATTTCAAATTTACTAGTGGTTTAAATCCCTTCATCACCATATGGAGTCCATATTAAAAGCTTCCTCTTGCGGCTGGGGTTGGGACGAACTTGAACCATTTTGCATGATATTGGAGACTCCTTGTTGAAGAGTAGAAGGATTGATATTTATATAAGAGTTTCTAATTTGGAAAGCCTTGAGCAACAAAGAGTTGATTGGAGATAAAGGCTGACCAAGTAGGTTTGTCGTCGACCAAGACGTGATATTATTAGCAGCCATGTTCATATTGAGACAAGCCGTGCTTGTTGTATTGTCTTGTGAATAAACACCGTTTTGCGAGTATTGATGAATATGGTTGTAGTCGATGGTTGATGAGTTTGAATTCAGATTTTGAAGCTCGATATCTTCAAACTCATTTGCCATTGATGAGCTTGCATCACATGGAGATCCAAAAGATGGTTGAGGTTGTTGTTCTTGTGGTTTCTTTGCTGATGTGCTCTTTTCGAAAACCCTACACACTACCCATTCCTCCTGGAACATTAAGATGATATTCAAGAGCATATATTAAATTTATCATTATGATATGTACTTTTGTTGCATACGGTTTTATGTTAACATCTCTAACCTTAGCGGGTTTGAAGGGTTGTTTGGTCTCAAGCCTATACTCATGCATAACCCAATTGCTTTTCTCACCCTTTGGAGCTCTTCCTTTGTAGAAAACAAGGGTTTTCTTCATCCCAACCAGCACTCCACTTTGGTATATCTCTTTATCTTTACCTGTGGTTTTCCAATAACCGGCTTCAGTTGCTCGGTTTGTCCTTAAACCGGTTGGGTATTTCCGGTCTCTTAGGTTGAAGAAGTACCACTCTTTCTCTCCCATTGAAGCTTTGGCTGCAGATATGCACAATAGTATTCTCACATTATTTTAGTTAATGTCACATCATGTGGTTAACTGCAATTAATAATTCAGTTTAATATAAAGTTTTCAACGAACTATATGCCCTCTAGCTAGAAAATTTGTATATATACATTTTTGTATATAGTCTCACATGTTTGGTACATCAGTTACACCTATATATATAGAACCTAATTAATCTACACTAAGAAAACTGAAGAATAAGATTACTAAAACAATTTAACAATGGTTTCGTTTAAATGAGTTATATTGTATATATTGTTATATAAACGTATATTATGTCTTTTATCAATTTTAAATGGTATGATCAGTTCATTCCCATTCGAATTTGCCGAAAACATATGGTTGATTTTACATTTAATGTTATTATATACTCCATCGGCTTTTGAAAGTAAGATTTTCTAGAGTATACACGCTTATTAAGAATTTAATAAATGTTTATAATTTAATTTATTTTTTACTTTATTATACACTTTCCAATAACTTTCCACCAATGAAATTTAATCAATTCAAATATTCTAAATTAATGTTCCTCAAAAGTATAAAAAAGTACCTTAACAATATAGATTATCTATCTTTGTGGAACAAGAAAAAAACCTAAAACATCTTACTTTCGGGAACGGAGGTAGTATTTTCTAAAGTTATTGTAAAAAATCCATGTAGACAAAAACAGCATAACAAAAGGAAGGATGTATATAGTGCGTATTCTTGTGAATTTTATGTATTGTATACAATTAAACACATTATTTGAAGATTACATAAAATCATAAATTAACACTGGAGAATACTTTTGTCCCAAAAAAAACATAGGAGAATACTATACACAAGCATATGTCATAGTACATAGATGATTCAAGTATAATTACCTGGCAAATCCCAAGGTTCACACTTGTTGAAATCAACGTCGACGACAGCTTTACCGGTGAATCCAGTATCGGAGACTTTCCGACAAAGATAATGCGTTATCAGCTCCTCGTCTGTAGGATGAAATCTGAACCCCGGAGGAAGATTTTCTTCCATATTTTTTGCCCTCTTTTAAAGAATGGTTTTCTCTCTAGCTCCTTTGAATAGAACAAAGGAGATCGACAGCAAAAAGCTTTTCAACAATGCGACATAGATGGGGTTTATATATATATTCACATATATAATAGGGTTAATTTGTACCAAATACCGATCTTGAGGGAGAAGCAGCCACGAGTAGTCTTTTTCGACTGTTGATTATTACAGCTAACATTTTGACAATTCAATGTATGTCATCCACGCATACGTTATACGTACCCTTTTTTTTTCTTATTATAAAACATTGTGATAACTGTAGTTTTAATAAAATATTTGTCGGCGTATATATTATTGTTCCTTTTAGATTACATTACTATGTTTACAACATAACATCCGTCTTAATATCTGCATAAATATAATTATAATAGGACATATAATGGATTTTTGTGAGATTTGTCCAACCAACTTCACCCAATGCTACCCACCATGAAAGAAACAATGTCCAACGTAATGTGAACATGCGTGCATGGCTTCTCCTTCTTTGGTCATATACTCATATCATTGCATCCATCTTACACTATTGAAACTTGTCTTTTCGCTTATCTCACGGCCATATTTATACAAATAAACATATGATCAACTATATGTTCCATAAAAAAACATGCTTATAAATTATACGCTCCAATTGATTTTAAAAGATCAGATTGCGTTGATAGACCCTTATACATAACTCGTATTGTCTAACTAATACTTTACGTTAAATTTCATTTGAATGTTTCATCTATTGACTATTGTTAGAAGGTCCTTTATCAAAAAAGAAAAAAAAGGTTTCCTCTATTGTCGGGTGTTATATAATATTGTGTTAACAAAAATACTGATTTAGTGGACCCAATATCTTGATTAGTAGATTAATAAAAATGTCAAATCATATACTGTATTTGTCTTTTATATAAAAAAGTATGTACCCAGCAAACAATAGAAATCACATAGCCTTTGCATGAAGAAAATGTATTTTATGCCAAATAAACTTAATTAACATCCTAGGATATAGCAATTTTGTATTCTGTTGACAAAAAAAAAGAAGAAGAAGCAATTTTGTATTCACATTGAAATTTTCGGTTGAATCCTATGCATATGATGCAGCATGCCGGTCTTATTTATTTTAGACTTTAATTATTTTAAACATGGTTAAAATACTTACTTTGGAAGAGTGGTTAAAGATCACAACAACCTAATAGAACGTTATAAACGCATGAAAAATAAGCAATAAGTGTTATTCAAAGCTGAATTACTGGGAGATCTTTCTGTACAAGATACGTTGGGTCATATATGTATCTAGAATGTCAATCCTACCATTAGAAAACTTTCCCAATTTATTCAATTGATCTTCATACTTTTTTTCCCCTACCGATCCGTATTTACGGGCTTTAATTTCTAGATTTCTAGAATATCCCACACACGTGTATATATATATATATATATATATATCTAGTATCAACATGTTATACGTTTGCACTAGTATAGCATATTTTACTATTAGTTGCATATATATAACTATTTAATTTGAATCAAAACTGCTTTAAAATTAAGTAAAATACAAATATAATATACATCAATTTTATATTTAACTGAAAAATTATGAACATATAATTGTCAAAAAAAGAAGAGATTCTAAACAAACTTTTTTACTTTTAAGGCCTTTTTGTTTCTCCACGAGGATGGACCATCTGGATGAAGATGAGAGTTTTGTTTGTTTAGGCAATAAAAGTGCAACTCATTCAGATGGATCATCCAGATGATTTTTGAAAATTTAGGCTTAATTTTAAAGTCCATTCAGCTGAACTAATTTGGATCATTTGAATGGAGATGGTTCATTCAAAATGGTATAATGTCTATTATACCCCTAATGTAATTCACAAATTACAAACCTAAACATAATATCATTTTTGTCACAAAAAAAACTGACAAAACTACAAAACACTTTTTCCCGTGCTAGAAACTACTTTTTCACGCCAAAACCCCAAAACACATTTTCCCGCTAAAATTGCAAAAAAATGTATACCCGTCAAAATTGCAAAAACGTGTTTTCTGCAAAAACCAAAAACATGTTTTCATGCCAAAATCACAAAAAAAAAATTGCCAACACCTCAAAATACATTTTTCCGTCGAAACACAAAAAACATGTTTTCCCGCCAAAGTTGCAAACCGTGTTTTCGCGCCAAAATTGCAAAAACGTGTTTTCCCGCCAAAACCAAAAAAATGTGTTTTCCCGCCAAAACCAAAAAAATGTGTTTNNNNNNNNNNNNNNNNNNNNNNNNNNNNNNNNNNNNNNNNNNNNNNNNNNNNNNNNNNNNNNNNNNNNNNNNNNNNNNNNNNNNNNNNNNNNNNNNNNNNNNNNNNNNNNNNNNNNNNNNNNNNNNNNNNNNNNNNNNNNNNNNNNNNNNNNNNNNNNNNNNNNNNNNNNNNNNNNNNNNNNNNNNNNNNNNNNNNNNNNNNNNNNNNNNNNNNNNNNNNNNNNNNNNNNNNNNNNNNNNNNNNNNNNNNNNNNNNNNNNNNNNNNNNNNNNNNNNNNNNNNNNNNNNNNNNNNNNNNNNNNNNNNNNNNNNNNNNNNNNNNNNNNNNNNNNNNNNNNNNNNNNNNNNNNNNNNNNNNNNNNNNNNNNNNNNNNNNNNNNNNNNNNNNNNNNNNNNNNNNNNNNNNNNNNNNNNNNNNNNNNNNNNNNNNNNNNNNNNNNNNNNNNNNNNNNNNNNNNNNNNNNNNNNNNNNNNNNNNNNNNNNNNNNNNNNNNNNNNNNNNNNNNNNNNNNNNNNNNNNNNNNNNNNNNNNNNNNNNNNNNNNNNNNNNNNNNNNNNNNNNNNNNNNNNNNNNNNNNNNNNNNNNNNNNNNNNNNNNNNNNNNNNNNNNNNNNNNNNNNNNNNNNNNNNNNNNNNNNNNNNNNNNNNNNNNNNNNNNNNNNNNNNNNNNNNNNNNNNNNNNNNNNNNNNNNNNNNNNNNNNNNNNNNNNNNNNNNNNNNNNNNNNNNNNNNNNNNNNNNNNNNNNNNNNNNNNNNNNNNNNNNNNNNNNNNNNNNNNNNNNNNNNNNNNNNNNNNNNNNNNNNNNNNNNNNNNNNNNNNNNNNNNNNNNNNNNNNNNNNNNNNNNNNNNNNNNNNNNNNNNNNNNNNNNNNNNNNNNNNNNNNNNNNNNNNNNNNNNNNNNNNNNNNNNNNNNNNNNNNNNNNNNNNNNNNNNNNNNNNNNNNNNNNNNNNNNNNNNNNNNNNNNNNNNNNNNNNNNNNNNNNNNNNNNNNNNNNNNNNNNNNNNNNNNNNNNNNNNNNNNNNAAAAACGTGTTTTCCCGCCAAAACCGCAAAAACTTGTTTTCTCGCCAAAACCAAAAATTTGTATTTTCCCGTCAAAACCGAAAAATATCGTTTTCCCGCCAGAACCGAAAAATCTTGTTTTCCGCCAAAACATAAAAAATGTGTTTTCTCGCTAAAATCGAAAAAACTTATTTTTCCGCTCAAACCGCAAAAAGAAAACTCGTTAATTTTGAAATAATTCTAATGTAAATATATTAAACTAAATAATTAAATATAATATAGTTAAAATTAATATTAAACATATGATTAAATGAACACAAGGATATTTTGGTAATTTCTTTACTAAACTCATTTGAATGAAAATGAAAATAAAGAAACAAACATAAGATCTATTTAGATGATTCATCTAGATGGACACACAAACAATCACAAAAATCTGAATGAATCATTTGAATAGATCATACAAATGAATCATTTGGATGGAGATGACAAATGGTGAAACAAACAGCCCCTTAGTCATCATCTTCAATCTAACAGAGTATTTTAGTGCTGCAAGTGAGAAAAAAAAGAGCAAGTTGGGTCCATATTGTAGGCCCAATAAAATAGGCCCATAATAAGGTGACCAACTAAAACCAAGAAGCGGCGAATCACGAAAGACGAGCGATCCAGCAATGGGGAGAAAGAAGGGGTTGCCGGAGTTCGAAGAGACGGCGCCGGATGGATTCGATCCGGCGAATCCTTACAAGGATCCAGTGGCGATGGTGGAGATGAGAGAGCACATAGTTCGGGAGAAGTGGATCCAGATCGAGAAGGCGAAGATCTTGCGTGAGAAGGTCAAATGGTGTTACCGCGTCGAAGGCGTTAACCATTACCAGAAATGCCGTCATCTCGTCCAGAACTATCTCGACTCCACTCGCGGCGTCGGTTGGGGAAAAGACCACCGTCCTGTCTCCCTCCACGGTGAGTTTAATAATTGATGTTGATTGGTCTGAGCATAAACTATGTCATGTTTAAGTTTTTTGTTTGATGTTTATGAACAGGTCCCAAGCCTGAGGCCGTTGAAGCTGAATAATCTGAGGTTAGTGACTGTTTCTTGTTTATGGTTTGTGTTTCACAAAGCTAATCCTATCAATGGGTGTATTGTGTTGATATTCTGAAACATGCGTGAAAAGTTCTTACCAAGTGGTTATATAGTCTATGTGAAACCTTCACTTGAGCCGTTGTTTATAAACGATGGCAAACGTTACAGCATTAGAAGTTGTTATTCCTTGTTCACAACAGCTTATTGATCCAAATGTTCTTTTTTTTTTTTTTTGCTTCAGTGAGGCAGGTGACCCAGCTTTTATTACAAGACATGGAATGGTCTTTGGACTGTGCAGATTTGCTTTCTTTTTTTGAAACATGTTAAGTCTTTGGATTCATGCAAAGGGCTTTACAGGCTTGAGTAATGTATTTTACTACACTAAACATCAGTCTCTCGTTATGATACCAAATAAGTACCTTATTCCTCTGCCTCCCTTCGTTGTTATGTATGATCCCACATATCAAATCATAGGATAAACAAAATAAACCACAAATAGGTAAGTTTCAAATCAACATAGAACACTTGCTTTATAAATAACTCGAGCGTTAAGTTTGAAAAAAAACTCCAAGCGTTATTATCTTTATATGATTTTCTAGGCAATTTTAAAAAGAACGGTGGGATTATGAAATCTTTTGTACAGAAATGGATCCAGATCACTAAATACATACATATATAAAAGCCACAGAGAAGTTTACAAGAACATGCGGACCTTATATTAAGGTGTACAGACTGAATGATATATAAAAGAAACCAATAAGAAAGTTTTTTTTTTTTTGGAACTCTACCAATAAGAGTTAATTCGGTGAAAACTCACACGAAACATTGAAAAGAGTCAATACAAACACACAACTTAACGGTTTGACTTGCTCGCTAAAGCCCATCTACCCTCACATGTCGACATGCCCACTGGGCCTTTTTAGTTTTTTATTAATGAAATTAGCAGTTGCACAAAAAAAAAAACTTAACGACTTGACTCTTTACCGAGTCTTCTCCACTGTCGTCAACCCTGGTCAACCGCCCAACAAGTGTGGTCACTTGTGTTCTGTTTGTATAACCTGTAAGTTTCATTACATTGTCCTTCCTTTCATTTTCACTCCCCCCATGTTCTAGTTTCAAAATTTAAAAGCCAATCCTCTTTTTCAAAACTTCGACAGATAAGGTCCTCACAATGAAAAAAAATCCTCATAATGACTTGCCATCACCGTTTTAAACAAGTCCATATCCATTCCCCTCGAGCTTAGACGTGAACGGTATAATAGTTGCTTTGGCCCTACACAAGTGTGTTTGTGTGTTTATTCCTATATATATTTATGTTTATCTTCATTCGTTCTTATAAGCTCTATTTTTCCAACTCAAAACATAATTTATGAAACGATATTCAGGTAATTAGAGGAATCAATGTGAATAGAGTAAGCACGAGGAGTATCCAATCGGATTTTCTTAGAACTTATAAGTATAATTTAATGACAACCAACTAAGTGCTACTAACCATATGGAGAAAAAATATTTGAGAGTAGCGTAACCAGGGACTGACCCACTTGAAAAGGAGTGGAGTCACTTGACACCACAAACATGTTAAAATATGTTTTACATAGAAAAACAGCAAAGAATTGGTAGCATAGTTGGTTAACTACGGTGCTTGACACCACAGAACCCGGCTTCGAACCGTACTCTTCAAAATTAGGCTGATCAGTGCTAGTTAAACTCTATGTTTCTCTTGTAGAGTTCAAAACATGCATCCTTCTTCGTGCTATAACTTCAGCTATTATAACATTTGATGCAACTTTCATATCAATTACATGTCCAAATAAACCAATTATCATATCAGAAAAATAATGTGCTTCCATTAACTGATTTCTTGTGAAAGAATTTTGTTACCTCTATGAACTTTGTTAGTAGTTTCTTCCACATCTAAACCCTTCTAGTTGAAATAGTTTTAGATATCTAGAAATATCATTGCCTTCTCGTTTCGTTATCATTTCACATATGATTTTAAATAAAGAAAATACCATGACTGATTCCTTTTGAATTATGTTTCTTATTATTGTAAAACAATATAATTTACACTTCTCTGAAGGATATAGTCGCAATATTCTTTTGTAATATATATAGTTGCAATTTGCATGATGAATTTTATTATTTGTAGTAAGTAAAATATGTGGCAATGTTTTAAAAACGGAGAGAGTAAACAAATGCTCAAAGTGCCACAAGTTCGGCCACCTCCAGCAGTTGTGCCCAAGTAGAAGTGCGGAATGGAGGCAAACAAGATCGTCTGGAACCTACCAGTCTGCTTCTCCAGCAAGACGACCCTTTAGTCCTCAATCTAGAGGCAGAAGAAGGTCTAGACCAGGAAGAACCACCAGGGAAAGGAGACGTATAAATGATCTGGAGAAGTCTATTCCTGCAGAGGGAACACCAATGGCATAAACACCTAATGAGGTAGATGCAAAGTTAGAGGAGAATCTACACTCTGTCGTGGTCGACCCTATGCCATTAAAAGCGTTGGATGCTGACGAAGAAGGTCAACTACCAGACGGAATGAATAGGTGCAATCCAGCTGAGAGTGTAGTAGAAGAAGCTCAAATAAAACGAGAGTTGGATCAAGAAAGAGATCATGATAACGGAAAAATCAAGCGTATCCACTCCTGCTAGAGAGCCTCCACAGAAGCAGGTCATCTCTCTGGATCGCAACCTTGGATTCTCAACAGTCCATGTGTATCACGAAGGTGATGGAACTGCCTCAGACTCTGATCAGACAGGGACATCAAATGATCCTTTCTTACTGGTTTCCAATCGGAAGAGTAGCCGCAAGGCTACAAAAGTCTAACCCCATTATTAATCATGTTTTTTGCGTGGAATGTAAGAGGTCTGAATGGAGATACACGCCACAACTCAGTCAAGGACTGGATAGGAAAAAATAAACCCATTTTTGGAGCGTTGCTTGAGACGCGAATTCAACATATAAACATAAGTCGGATACCAGGAGCCCTTCCTGTAGGTTGGAAGTTTTTTGCTAATTCAGACAATCAAATGTCTGCAAGGATTGTCGTGGTGTGGCACCCAAGCGTCTCTGTCACAATCTACAAGGCGACGCCTCAGGTGGTTACTTGTGGAATATTTATCCTGGCTGAGAACCTTTCCCTCACAGTCAGTTTTGTTTATGGATATAATCAAGTGGAAAATAGGCAGGAGCTGTGGAATGAATTGGCTTGCCTTAATGCAAATACCCCGGTAGCAAGATGTCCATGGGCAGTTCTTGGGGACTTCAACCAGATTCTAAGATCAGAGCAGCACTCACATCATTTGAATGGAGAAGTAGATACAGATGGAATGGAAGATTTTAACTTGGCGCTGCAAGAAGCTGAACTGTTTGAGGCTCAATCGAATGGTCTTACCTAGGTGGAATAATCAAGATGCAAACCCAGTTGCGAAGAAGATCGATCATGATTTGTTTAACCATCACTGGGCTCAGCAATTCCCAGACTCTTTCCTTGAGTTTTTGGAGCCAAAACAGTCAGACCATGCTCCATGTTTGATCAAGATGCCTTCTATTAGCAGGAGGGTTACGAAACCATTCAAGTTCTTTCACCATATTATTGATCACCCGGAGTATTTGGACTTGGTGAAAGAATCTTGGAAGTTTGGTGATATAAAAGGAACAAATCAGTTCAAGCTTGCGAGATCCCTAAAGTTACTAAAGCCAGTGTTGCGTAGGCTAAATGCAACGCACTATAGTGGAATCACGCTAAGGTTGAAGGAGCAATCAAACCGTCTGGCTTTGGTTCATAGGCAACTTCTATCAAGGCCTGATGTTGTTACTGCTCGCCTGGAGCATGTGGAAAGAGATAAACTGCGGGTGCTGGCCAGAGCCGAGCAGAAATTTTATCGCCAAAAATCTAGAGTTCAGTGGCATCACCTTGGTGATAGAGACACTGCTTTCTACCACAAGTCGGTGGTGCAAAGAGCAAACTCGAATCATATCCACTACCTCAGAGACAGTGATGATAGGATGATTAACTCGGTGGAGGGTATTAAAAATCATGCAGAGGAGTACTTTAAAGGCATTTTGGGCTCTACGGCAATGGCTCAATCACCGGCCAGCGTGGATCAGCTGAAAGAACTAATGCCTTTCAGATGCTCTGAGGCTCAGAAGCAAGATCTTCTAAAGGATATCAGTAGTGAGGAGATCACAAAAACGGTTTATTCCCTGCCCCTCAGCAAAAGTCCTGGCCCTGATGGTTATTCTGTGGAATTTCTCCGCTCCTCGTGGTCTGTTGTTGGTGCTGACTTTGTGGCTGCAGTGCAAGAATTCTTTAGAAATGGCAGGCTCCTAAAAGACTTGAACAACACTGCTATTGTCCTTATTCCAAAATCTCCTCAGGCGTGCAAGCTGGGTGACTTCAGGCCGATTAGTTGTTGTAACCTCTCTTACAAAGTTATAGCAAAAATCATTGCCAGTCGTTTAAAGGGAGAAGTCTTGGTGAGAATGTGTTGTTGTCATTGGAGTTGATAAGGAATTATGAAAAGGCTTCTTGTGCCAAGAGCTCGATGCTGAAAGTCGATATCAGAAAAGCGTTTGACACTGTATGCTGGGATTTCTTGCTGAAGTTGCTAGAGGCTCAAGAATTCCCAATCGAATTCAGACGCTAGGTGAAGGAATGTATAACTTCTCCAAGATTCTCAATGGCCATTAATGGAGAGTTAGCTGGATTCTTTGAGGGTGAGAAGGGTCTAAGGCAGGGAGATTGCATATCTCCCTATCTTTTTATCATGGTTATGGAGGCGTTATCCAAGACTCTTGAACAAGCTTCACGAGAAGGACGAATTAAGCTGCACCCAAAGTGTGAAGAACCTAGGGTCACTCATCTTCTATTTGCAGATGATCTCCTTGTATTCTCTGATGGCTCTAGAACATCTTTGGTCGGTATATCTGCTGTTATGCTCGAGTTGAGTATGTCTGGTCTTGAGATGAACCCATTGAAGTCTGAAATATTTTATGGAGGATATAGTGATATTGAAGCTGCGGAGCTTAGCACTCTATCAGGATTCAAGCGAGGGATTTTCCCAACACGCTATTTAGGCCTACCTCTGAACCCAGGAAGACTCACTCTAGCAACCATGC
The DNA window shown above is from Brassica oleracea var. oleracea cultivar TO1000 chromosome C3, BOL, whole genome shotgun sequence and carries:
- the LOC106334934 gene encoding NAC domain-containing protein 100-like, whose product is MEENLPPGFRFHPTDEELITHYLCRKVSDTGFTGKAVVDVDFNKCEPWDLPAKASMGEKEWYFFNLRDRKYPTGLRTNRATEAGYWKTTGKDKEIYQSGVLVGMKKTLVFYKGRAPKGEKSNWVMHEYRLETKQPFKPAKEEWVVCRVFEKSTSAKKPQEQQPQPSFGSPCDASSSMANEFEDIELQNLNSNSSTIDYNHIHQYSQNGVYSQDNTTSTACLNMNMAANNITSWSTTNLLGQPLSPINSLLLKAFQIRNSYININPSTLQQGVSNIMQNGSSSSQPQPQEEAFNMDSIW
- the LOC106332107 gene encoding NADH dehydrogenase [ubiquinone] 1 beta subcomplex subunit 10-B-like, with amino-acid sequence MGRKKGLPEFEETAPDGFDPANPYKDPVAMVEMREHIVREKWIQIEKAKILREKVKWCYRVEGVNHYQKCRHLVQNYLDSTRGVGWGKDHRPVSLHGPKPEAVEAE